From one Luteolibacter sp. SL250 genomic stretch:
- a CDS encoding aldolase/citrate lyase family protein: MIGSWLSIGSPVIAEIAARSGFDWLLLDLEHGNATEAAIPDQLRAISGTSVKAIVRVGAPYPDLIARVLDWGADGIMAPRINSAAEAEALVSAAHYAPRGNRGYSRSSRAYGYGLQSPSSAAEITPPLIMAQIETIEGVRHASEIAAVPGIDVLFVGPADLQFDLNARPEAAAFTYAECLGRVNEAARAHGKATGILVRDHSQYHHHLGLGFTHIAIDSDLSILRNGYQQILTLARTQLIPNP, encoded by the coding sequence ATGATCGGCTCCTGGCTTTCCATTGGTTCCCCGGTGATCGCGGAAATCGCGGCCCGCTCCGGCTTTGACTGGCTGCTTCTTGACCTGGAGCACGGCAACGCGACGGAGGCTGCCATCCCCGACCAGCTCCGGGCCATCTCCGGCACCTCCGTGAAAGCCATCGTCCGGGTCGGCGCGCCGTATCCGGATCTCATCGCCCGCGTGCTCGACTGGGGTGCCGATGGCATCATGGCTCCGCGCATCAACTCCGCCGCGGAAGCGGAGGCATTGGTAAGTGCCGCCCACTACGCCCCCCGCGGCAACCGGGGATACTCCCGCAGTTCCCGCGCTTACGGCTACGGCCTCCAATCTCCGTCCTCCGCCGCGGAGATCACGCCCCCACTCATCATGGCGCAGATCGAAACCATCGAGGGCGTCCGTCATGCCTCGGAGATCGCCGCGGTGCCGGGCATCGACGTGCTCTTTGTGGGGCCAGCGGATCTCCAGTTCGACCTCAATGCCCGGCCCGAAGCCGCCGCCTTCACCTACGCCGAATGCCTGGGGCGGGTGAATGAAGCCGCCCGCGCCCATGGTAAGGCTACCGGGATCCTCGTGCGGGACCATTCGCAGTATCATCACCATCTCGGACTCGGCTTCACCCACATCGCCATCGACTCCGACCTCTCCATCCTCCGCAACGGCTACCAGCAGATCCTCACCCTCGCACGAACCCAACTCATTCCGAACCCATGA
- a CDS encoding aminoglycoside phosphotransferase family protein, whose protein sequence is MPSSTPPLRAGTYYWKCDRPAAFHGSSGHDHATLSRMVESLVERRFSAPAEISEGPGQGNHVTFTATCGGRSLFIRIDDSPEHDGYLAIESRVQETVRALGIPTPEIFAADASRSEVPFAWQIMRRIDAPDINHHFKAGTLDLHSASEAIGAAIATWQSLCPAGFGPFRSTEGALEGWHPTYGDYFFLHLDRHLHFLERESFLSPVETSAIRREIIAHQTLLDLPRGCLVHKDLAFWNILGTPDEILAFIDWDDAISGDPMDDFSLLACFHGAQVLAPAFASYQTRRALPPEHQRRFWLHLLRNMLVKSVIRIGAGYFDRSNSFFLINDGVDLKTFTHQRLCQALAGLRGDLPISSLR, encoded by the coding sequence ATGCCCTCTTCCACCCCACCGCTCCGTGCGGGCACCTACTACTGGAAATGTGACCGCCCCGCCGCGTTCCATGGCAGCTCCGGCCATGACCACGCCACCCTATCCCGGATGGTGGAGTCGTTGGTGGAGCGCCGGTTTTCAGCTCCTGCGGAAATCAGCGAGGGGCCGGGGCAGGGGAACCACGTCACCTTCACCGCCACCTGCGGAGGGCGGTCCCTTTTCATCCGCATCGACGACAGCCCGGAGCATGACGGCTACCTGGCCATCGAATCGCGGGTCCAGGAAACGGTGCGCGCGCTGGGTATCCCCACGCCGGAGATCTTCGCGGCCGATGCCTCAAGGTCGGAGGTTCCCTTCGCATGGCAGATCATGCGCCGGATCGATGCGCCGGACATCAACCACCATTTCAAGGCAGGCACCCTCGATCTTCATTCCGCTTCGGAGGCCATCGGCGCCGCCATCGCAACCTGGCAATCTCTCTGTCCCGCGGGCTTCGGTCCCTTCAGGTCCACCGAAGGCGCGTTGGAGGGATGGCACCCGACCTACGGCGACTACTTCTTCCTCCATCTCGACCGGCATCTCCATTTTCTCGAGCGGGAGTCCTTCCTGTCCCCTGTGGAAACATCGGCCATCCGCCGTGAGATCATCGCCCATCAGACCCTGCTCGATCTGCCCCGGGGTTGCCTGGTGCACAAGGATCTCGCCTTCTGGAATATCCTCGGCACCCCCGATGAAATCCTCGCCTTCATTGACTGGGACGATGCCATTTCCGGGGATCCCATGGATGACTTCTCGCTGCTCGCCTGCTTTCACGGCGCGCAGGTTCTTGCGCCCGCCTTCGCATCCTACCAGACCCGGCGGGCGCTTCCCCCTGAGCACCAGCGCCGCTTCTGGCTGCATCTCCTGCGGAACATGCTGGTGAAGTCCGTCATCCGCATCGGCGCGGGTTACTTCGACCGGAGCAACAGTTTCTTCCTCATCAATGACGGTGTGGATCTGAAGACATTCACCCACCAGCGCCTCTGCCAAGCCCTCGCCGGCCTGCGCGGGGACCTCCCCATTTCATCCCTCCGATAA
- a CDS encoding DUF1552 domain-containing protein produces the protein MHLRSAPLSRRTFLRGAGVTMALPFLEAMLPVRVLAAASAAAAPKRMVAICTSLGIYGPALFPKETGRGYSSTPYLDLLKDYRDDFTIFSGLSHPEQSGPDGHASEQTWLTSARHPGMGGFRNTISIDQSIAEKIGLQTRYSSLVLGTNGVSQSYTRSGVMIPAETTPSKVFAKLFINGSKAEVEKQMRKLREGRSIMDSVGEEAKRFSSKVGAGDKDKLDEYFTSVREMEGRLATAEEWVQKPKPDMEEKISADVSEANDIIGRTQLLFELVPLALQTDSTRLITILIQGRGDVPPVPGVSMDHHNLSHHGQDPEKIRQLELIEKAKLTAYGKLIGSLKGKSESGGTLLDNTSVLFGSNLGNANSHDWRNLPVLLAGGGFQHGQHIACDAKDNTPLANLFVQVAQKMGVEIDEFGSSSKASVPGFA, from the coding sequence ATGCACCTCCGCTCCGCCCCACTCTCCCGCCGCACCTTTCTCCGTGGTGCCGGTGTCACGATGGCGCTGCCATTTCTGGAGGCCATGCTGCCGGTGCGCGTGCTCGCCGCTGCATCCGCCGCCGCCGCGCCGAAGCGCATGGTGGCCATCTGCACCAGCCTGGGCATCTACGGGCCCGCGCTTTTCCCGAAGGAGACGGGAAGGGGATACAGCTCCACCCCCTACCTGGACCTGCTGAAGGACTACCGGGATGACTTCACCATTTTCTCCGGCCTTTCCCATCCGGAGCAGTCCGGGCCGGACGGCCATGCCTCCGAGCAGACCTGGCTGACTTCCGCCCGCCACCCGGGCATGGGTGGGTTCCGCAACACCATCTCGATCGACCAGTCCATCGCGGAGAAGATCGGCCTGCAGACGCGCTACTCCTCGCTGGTGCTGGGGACCAACGGCGTGAGCCAGAGCTACACCCGCAGCGGGGTGATGATCCCGGCGGAAACGACGCCCTCCAAGGTGTTCGCGAAACTTTTCATCAACGGCAGCAAGGCGGAGGTGGAGAAGCAGATGCGCAAGCTCCGCGAGGGCCGCAGCATCATGGACAGCGTGGGGGAGGAGGCGAAGCGCTTCAGCTCGAAGGTGGGTGCCGGGGACAAGGACAAGCTCGACGAATACTTCACCTCCGTCCGTGAGATGGAGGGCCGCCTGGCAACGGCGGAGGAATGGGTCCAGAAGCCGAAGCCGGACATGGAGGAGAAAATCTCCGCCGACGTCAGCGAGGCGAACGACATCATCGGCCGCACGCAGTTGCTTTTCGAGCTGGTGCCCCTGGCCCTCCAGACGGACAGCACCCGGCTCATCACCATCCTCATCCAGGGTCGCGGAGACGTGCCGCCGGTGCCCGGTGTCAGCATGGACCACCACAACCTTTCCCACCACGGCCAGGATCCGGAGAAGATCCGCCAGCTTGAACTGATCGAGAAGGCGAAGCTCACCGCCTACGGCAAGCTCATCGGCTCCCTGAAGGGGAAATCGGAAAGCGGCGGCACGTTGCTCGACAACACCTCCGTCCTTTTCGGAAGCAACCTCGGCAACGCGAACAGCCACGACTGGCGGAACCTGCCGGTACTGCTGGCAGGTGGAGGCTTCCAGCACGGCCAGCACATCGCCTGCGACGCGAAGGACAACACCCCGCTGGCCAACCTCTTCGTGCAGGTCGCACAGAAGATGGGCGTGGAGATCGACGAGTTCGGCAGCAGCAGCAAGGCGTCCGTGCCCGGCTTCGCCTGA
- a CDS encoding bile acid:sodium symporter family protein, translating to MHGLISRFTDLYPVWVISFAVIGLVKPEAMTWFSGPWVVWALSAVMLGMGFTLTVDDFRRIFRMPGCVAVGLIAHYTIMPLSAWGISHLLKLDPGFAVGLILVASCPSGTASNVICYLARANVALAVIITLASTLVAFITTPLWCKALAGQYVPVDALQLCLSTLQIAVIPVLLGVFCNWKFPAATARIKPIGPLVSVVALMFITGSIVGQNASSVIENAGTLAIAAVLLHALGFGIGYVVAKFIRYPEDIARTISIEVGMQNGGLAAVLAKQNFPLQPLAAVPAVFSAITQTLLGSLLATWWRKRPVRSSTPVEPIASEEA from the coding sequence ATGCACGGACTCATCAGCCGCTTCACCGATCTCTATCCCGTATGGGTGATCTCCTTTGCCGTCATTGGCCTCGTCAAGCCGGAGGCGATGACCTGGTTCAGCGGTCCGTGGGTGGTTTGGGCGCTCAGCGCGGTCATGCTGGGGATGGGGTTCACGCTGACCGTCGATGATTTCCGCCGCATCTTCAGGATGCCCGGTTGTGTCGCTGTCGGACTCATCGCCCACTACACCATCATGCCTCTCTCCGCGTGGGGCATTTCCCACCTCCTGAAACTGGATCCCGGTTTCGCCGTCGGCCTCATCCTCGTCGCGAGCTGTCCGTCCGGCACCGCGTCGAATGTCATCTGCTACCTGGCCCGCGCCAACGTCGCGCTCGCCGTCATCATCACACTTGCTTCGACGCTCGTCGCCTTCATCACCACCCCATTGTGGTGCAAGGCGCTGGCCGGACAATACGTCCCGGTGGATGCCCTCCAACTTTGCCTTTCCACGCTCCAGATCGCGGTCATCCCCGTCCTCCTCGGAGTCTTCTGCAACTGGAAATTCCCCGCCGCCACCGCGAGGATCAAGCCCATCGGCCCGCTGGTGTCAGTCGTCGCGCTGATGTTCATCACAGGGAGCATCGTCGGGCAGAACGCCAGCTCCGTGATTGAGAACGCGGGCACGTTGGCCATCGCCGCTGTCCTGCTCCACGCGCTGGGCTTTGGGATCGGCTACGTTGTCGCGAAATTCATCCGCTATCCGGAGGACATCGCCCGCACCATCTCGATCGAGGTGGGCATGCAGAACGGCGGACTGGCCGCCGTGCTGGCGAAGCAGAATTTCCCGCTCCAGCCGCTGGCCGCGGTTCCCGCCGTGTTCAGCGCCATCACCCAGACGTTGCTCGGCAGCCTCCTCGCAACCTGGTGGCGGAAGCGGCCGGTCAGATCCTCCACTCCCGTGGAACCCATCGCCTCGGAAGAAGCCTGA
- a CDS encoding PEP-CTERM sorting domain-containing protein translates to MKPPSVFLVCLLLLNQASAAVYFLNFGNGGDPLNVPTTVQDQTNSPYHTENPSFAGTVWNNLTTADVGSGIVDAAGASSSLGINLGVAPSTGSTSINLAAQPGGHSAVTGTAFSSNIYANNSVGRYAIFSNSTANNATTNRIALGLQISGLAAGTYDIYTLTRNTNTSSAQTFQVHLGTSASAGNFDFSGYSSESISMSTGANTAWVDNTNYLKQTITIADGEFLNIAVDGTSGQTRGFLNAIQIVQVPEPSSLLTAGMAGSFAFRRRRR, encoded by the coding sequence GTGAAACCCCCGTCCGTTTTCCTCGTCTGTTTGCTGCTCCTGAACCAGGCATCAGCCGCCGTCTATTTCCTGAACTTCGGCAACGGAGGTGACCCGCTCAACGTGCCGACCACGGTTCAGGATCAGACCAACAGCCCCTATCACACGGAGAACCCGTCCTTCGCGGGAACCGTCTGGAACAACCTCACTACGGCGGATGTCGGCAGCGGCATCGTGGACGCCGCAGGAGCTTCATCCTCTCTCGGGATCAACCTCGGCGTCGCGCCTTCGACCGGATCCACCAGCATCAACCTCGCCGCACAGCCCGGCGGGCACTCCGCGGTGACAGGGACGGCGTTCAGCTCGAACATCTATGCCAACAATTCCGTCGGCAGATACGCGATTTTCTCCAACTCCACGGCCAACAACGCGACCACCAACCGGATCGCCCTGGGCCTGCAGATCTCAGGCCTTGCGGCGGGCACCTACGACATCTACACCCTCACCCGGAACACCAACACCTCAAGCGCGCAGACTTTCCAGGTTCATCTGGGAACCAGCGCAAGCGCGGGAAATTTCGACTTCTCCGGCTACTCTTCCGAGTCGATCAGCATGAGCACCGGTGCGAACACCGCGTGGGTGGACAACACGAACTACCTGAAGCAAACCATCACCATCGCGGATGGAGAATTCCTCAACATCGCGGTCGACGGGACGTCCGGACAGACGCGCGGGTTCCTCAACGCGATCCAGATCGTACAGGTTCCGGAGCCGTCGTCATTGCTGACGGCGGGCATGGCCGGATCCTTCGCCTTCCGGCGACGGAGGAGGTAG
- a CDS encoding Gfo/Idh/MocA family oxidoreductase, translated as MNRRNFLQTAGLAAAPFILTRKSLFAEEVSDKKHRVGLIGSGWYGKCDLLRLIQVSPVDVVSLCDVDSVMLKEAGDLVASRQVSKKVPRLYGDYREMLKEKDLDMVIIGTPDHWHALNMIAAVESGADVYVQKPTGVDVAESAAMLAAARKHGRVVQVGTQRRSTPHLIEAMNDIIKADKLGKISHVEIYCYYHMRSKKNEPAGTPPANFDYEMWTGPAPMRPYVPTVHPRSWRAFMEYGNGIVGDMCVHMLDMVRWMLDLGSPKSISSSGGIFMDKASAANISDTQTATFEFDELNVIWSHRSWGDAPDPKYPWGATFYGEKGTLKASVNSYDFIPRAKGEAAIHRDCVMELDKYVEDQTEKDLEKHVAPAIRGHMIDLLKNIQSRGKPVADIEQGHISSAACILANNAMKLGRTLRWDGAKVIEDDEANALLARPYRAPWVHPGA; from the coding sequence ATGAATCGCAGGAATTTCCTCCAGACCGCTGGCCTCGCGGCGGCCCCGTTCATCCTCACCCGGAAGTCGCTGTTCGCGGAGGAGGTTTCGGACAAAAAGCACCGCGTCGGGCTGATCGGCTCCGGATGGTATGGGAAGTGTGATCTGCTCCGCCTGATCCAGGTTTCGCCGGTGGATGTGGTTTCCCTCTGTGACGTGGACTCCGTGATGCTGAAGGAAGCGGGCGATCTGGTCGCCTCCCGCCAAGTGTCGAAGAAGGTGCCGCGGCTCTACGGCGACTACCGTGAGATGCTGAAGGAAAAGGACCTGGATATGGTGATCATCGGCACGCCGGACCATTGGCACGCGCTGAACATGATCGCCGCGGTGGAGTCCGGCGCGGACGTCTATGTGCAGAAGCCGACCGGCGTGGATGTCGCGGAGAGCGCCGCCATGCTGGCCGCCGCGCGGAAGCATGGCCGAGTCGTCCAGGTGGGCACGCAGCGCCGCAGCACGCCGCATTTGATCGAGGCGATGAACGACATCATCAAGGCGGACAAGCTCGGCAAGATCTCGCACGTGGAGATTTATTGCTACTACCACATGCGCTCGAAAAAGAACGAGCCTGCGGGCACTCCTCCGGCGAACTTCGACTATGAGATGTGGACCGGCCCCGCGCCCATGCGGCCCTATGTTCCGACCGTCCATCCGCGGAGCTGGCGGGCGTTCATGGAGTATGGCAACGGCATCGTCGGTGACATGTGCGTCCACATGCTGGACATGGTGCGGTGGATGCTGGATCTCGGCTCGCCGAAAAGCATCAGCAGCAGCGGCGGCATCTTCATGGACAAGGCCAGCGCGGCGAACATTTCCGATACGCAGACCGCGACCTTCGAGTTCGATGAACTGAACGTCATCTGGAGCCACCGTTCCTGGGGTGATGCGCCGGATCCCAAGTATCCGTGGGGGGCGACGTTCTACGGTGAGAAGGGCACGCTGAAGGCGAGCGTGAATTCCTATGACTTCATCCCCCGGGCGAAGGGCGAGGCGGCCATCCACCGCGACTGCGTGATGGAGCTGGATAAGTATGTCGAGGACCAGACCGAGAAGGATCTGGAGAAGCACGTCGCCCCGGCCATCCGCGGCCACATGATCGACCTGCTGAAAAACATCCAGTCGCGTGGCAAGCCGGTGGCCGACATCGAGCAAGGCCACATCTCCAGCGCGGCGTGCATCCTCGCGAACAATGCGATGAAGCTGGGCAGGACGCTCCGCTGGGATGGCGCGAAGGTCATCGAGGATGATGAAGCGAACGCGCTGCTCGCGCGGCCCTACCGTGCGCCTTGGGTGCATCCGGGAGCCTGA